One Procambarus clarkii isolate CNS0578487 unplaced genomic scaffold, FALCON_Pclarkii_2.0 HiC_scaffold_155, whole genome shotgun sequence genomic window, tgatgtccagcacgagcattaagggaaaaccttgacacaaactgcacctatcatatagaagaagcaccaccattgaccgccaagtgctcacatcaagtctaactctaagaaacaacactcaatccttgacgcttctcccaacatccgggggagaaaaccttcctcacaaactgcacctgtcataaagaagatgaagactcaccagtgtccacagtgtccaaaggtattcacccgtcctggagatgtgaaacgtcacatgttagtgcattcaggtgataaacctcatgagtgtccagagtgtgggaagagattcagtctgcgtggaaatatgaagactcacatgttagtgcattcagatgataaacctcatgaatgtccagagtgtgggaagagattcagtcagcatggacatatgaagactcacaggatggtacatgcggatgagagaccttttcaatgtgctgagtgtggcaaaaaatttagagtacgtggaactataacaaggcacatgttagtgcattcaggtgacaagcctcatgaatgtccagagtgtaggAAGAagttcagtcgtcttggaagtatgaagactcacatgttagtgcattcaggcgacaaacctcatgaatgtccagagtgtgggaagagattcagtcgtcttggaagtatgaagactcacatgttagtgcattcaggcgacaaacctcatgaatgtccagagtgtgggaagagattcagtcgtcttggaagtatgaagattcACCGGAAGGTGCATGctaatgagagaccttttcaatgtgccgagtgtggcaaaaaatttagagaacgtggaaaaataataaggcacatgttagtgcattcaggtgacaaacctcatgaatgtccagagtgtgggaagagattcagtctacgtcgaagtatgacgactcacatgttagtgcattcaggtgacaaacctcatgagtgtccagagtgtgggaagagattcagtgagcgtggaaatatgaagcgtcacatgatggtgcatgcggatgagaaagcttttcaatgtgccgagtgtggcaaaaaatttagagaacgtggaaaaataataaggcacatgttagtgcattcaggtgacaaacctcatgaatgtccagagtgtgggaagaaattcagtctacgtcgaagtatgacgactcacatgttagtgcattcaggtgacaaacctcatgagtgtccagagtgtgggaagagattcagtcagcatggacatatgaagactcacaggatggtacatgcggatgagagaccttttcaatgtgccgagtgtggcaaaaaatttagagtacgtggaactataataaggcacatgttagtgcattcaggtgacaagcctcatgaatgtccagagtgtaggAAGAagttcagtcgtcttggaagtatgaagactcacatgttagtgcattcaggtgacaaacctcatgaatgtccagagtgtgggaagagattcagtcgtcttggaagtatgaagattcACCGGAAGGTGCATGctaatgagagaccttttcaatgtgccgagtgtggcaaaaaatttagagtacgtggaaaaataataagccacatgttagtgcattcaggtgacaagcctctggagtgtccagagtgtgggaagagattcagtcgtcttggtgaTATGAAGAagcacaaaatgatacatgcagataataggctaaacacttaaagtgtggaaggtaattaagagaatgttgaatgataatgtggcacatataggtatattaacttaactttaatctaacagtgtgctatcacaatgtcagttggatgttcttcaaaggtaattcaattttgtttgagaaatacacttcaccatgaaaggtaaagataaagatattttattatattgttcttttatgaaagttagatgaccaagcaagaactagagaagctgacactataggaaaattcaaaattgcttataagtatagaaatatctctttagtttagcaaagataaatcaaagctttaaatgtttttcttcatatttatggaaataataatgtgctttctgtttttgttctctgtgaaaatttatttaaaatgtaatatactctgtagctaagttatggacatttttgttgtaatattatttagcattggtgctggtgaagaagacagtctgagacgtacttaagatgagaccatttgattgatagggaaatgtaggttaatcaaggaattttctcatcagattcatatgcaaactgatgtctattttatattttttgtttagacatatttatgaataatactcttgattataaatatttcaccaaagagtttattgaaggcagattggcatttataactgtcagtcaagttaatatgaaatttaaatttatattactctagaaatttacatcactctaaatttTCCAGAAAtttttattactctagcctaactttatcagttatgctgtaattgtcttggaataatattttacccgatttacctgagggccactaaccctagtggcctcaataaaaacgggaagcttgcagcttgttgaaggttcccttcccctcccccattttccttgattttttcctggtatattttgaaattcagcacattttggcagttatggcgttgGTGGGTAGTCggttccatcgatcaataaccctgtgggtgaaaaagcctgtttCAAAATTATATTAGCTtgattagcaataatattatTCTGATTCGTATAAtcctgtcaattatattatccaaactggcaattatattaagatgattgtgaattacataaaccatactggcaattatattagcatgactgtcaatttatatcaaacatatatttatttatgttgtggtgcgcgtgggttctattacatctatcaagggagagtttcagatcaggattagcatttaggaacaaagttttgtacatgtaaatagcacaagagaatgtgtagagtgagtgtatatttagcatgttcagaGATTTAAACAGAGACTTTGTGTTGTTtaaagacagttttattgttctgatagcagatttttattgggtggtgatgagcatcaggtaatttgcagtggatgaatgaaccccatgcacagataccatatgttcacataccaaccctaattttcaaagaaaactctagatttttagctccagtcatttcattgctctacaacaaatcatttgaacaacaaacctttcctgatattctaagggaaaaaaagcaagagtaaccttagtccattaaccctcaaaccgctaggggcccaaatggaattcacacccacaggcgcaacaaaaaaaaaaattccaaaaaattctttcgtcttatagaagtgctcatttttgttccctgatcacggaaaaaataacaaaaaaatcgtaggtggcatattttagccgcaatagggtagggaagtgtggcaaaaaaggggcgttggcagagccttcgccagacgaggtctactccgcccgagctgtcagacggcagttgccacaaatatattattactttattatttcaatgtctctgattgattttttcttagttttttgcagtaatattattccatacagtgaattgtggtatatttatattataaaatgtgtgaaccatcgctgtactcaaaattatggtgtgcatattagtgattcaattattatgttcataaaacaataaacaaatagttttgctgttgttacactatatacacaggttatatataagtatttgcatgttttgtacatcataacgaactactaagttggtcttgtgagtcaaaaagcaacgaggagtgaaacaccaaacaccagcgagccactccctccctcaacaccacctcactcaccctcattcacctcccacaatactcttttgtatttattcactatacacagacgttatatatacgtatttacatgttttgttcaccataactgtacatctaagcttgtatggtgagtgaaggccataagacgtagctactcacacagtcagctgatcggcggccgccctcaaggccagacacactaatatttgtcatccaacaatattgtttgtggtgttattacgctatatacacacattatatataagtatctacctgttttattcaccatacctgaacaaataagctggtatggtgcctaaagaccatagtggccaccagtaaacaccatgccaagtcgtgcagacgacgctcctccctcaccaaaatggcggctcccaatctactcctctcgctgttatctcacactatacacacgttatatataaatatctacatttgtgttcaccatggcgaaccactaagctggtatggtgagtgcagtcaataaatggtggccacacacagtcagaagacgccacaaccctccctctaacagccttactcctccctccatggagcacagcgctaaatatcaccacaatcctgctattatcagaatcctggtcagttttatcacagtcagggggcttcagtaatactatcactgctaaataatagcagtatcatttatattatggtatttgtaggcgatgctgtggtcacaagctgaacagcggtgctgtgagctcgtgttgcgtgcgccagccttggtggcttgctcaatactgacgctgtaacacccaagaatgttttcctggattttttttctaggtggcatctggcaactatcggtcgtggctgtactatagctgcccctatcccaggcagggcatttaaattatagcgctagacacgaaatcatatataaatgatgtgcgcggtttcggttttgtcactgatatcatttatatatgatatgcgcggtttgagggttaaagtgtCAATCtccctgaagtcaacaattataaaccaatatcaactctgcagattttgtctaaaatattttaaagagttaatctacaagcagccttaatcctatttagcaaaacaaaatttacttagttcttgccataatggtttcaggcccaaaaaaggaccaatcatgcaccgattagtatgattaactttatatatgcagctcttggaagaaatgagtacccttgtttatttatttgttgacctacattaagacttttttacactgttaacacattaactttcttaaattacaacattacggagtaagaggttaatccctccaatacctagagtcttaccttagtgacaggctccagtatgtctctgtgaatgattccaattcacccactctacctattaacactggtgttacactgggcagtattcttcaccctctcgtctttctcatctcccctccctttccagcccgttgccatcatgagggggcttggttggcggatggtagagtgtgatgctccatgggacagtgtcctctgtccttttgaagcctaatgctcttgctgccatctttgctaattgtgctgaatactttttcctattaagtttaatttttccttcccaattctcctgtttaattgctatttccttgTGACATTTTGCAATtcttaattattctttcaaatgTTTTCTTTTGTTTAGACACCGGGTTTTTGGGGAGGCACACCCTCTCACCCATAAAACTGTGATACTCGGCATTGTCGAGCAAGAGGACATCTTTATTGTCAATCTTTTCCTTCATTGCTGAGCCCAATTATATCATGCTGAGCTTCCATTATATCTTGACGGACTGATGATTTCTATGGTTGCGATTGTAGGGCGTATATCTACAGTGCACCCCTGGGGGGTGGGGGCCtttg contains:
- the LOC138361043 gene encoding zinc finger protein 92 homolog, producing the protein MLVHSGDKPHECPECRKKFSRLGSMKTHMLVHSGDKPHECPECGKRFSRLGSMKIHRKVHANERPFQCAECGKKFRVRGKIISHMLVHSGDKPLECPECGKRFSRLGDMKKHKMIHADNRLNT